In Gloeocapsa sp. DLM2.Bin57, one genomic interval encodes:
- a CDS encoding flagellar motor protein, translated as MSKRYREQEAENLNIWPSFTDLMSNAFMIISLFLLLALFKSLFLKSTAEETEISLTQTEEQVLDLQRELRAKNRELQNAARRTSQLERQTERLNTQIDTLNTDIETLKLAPPVVVIENSGEFQFDSGSAELSNGLREYIRTDLVERIEAVTQQRDIYIVEIIGHTDGQATVAGNSNLDTNLEAVAQGDKPSNQLNPGSNADLGLMRALEVVKELQALQQQGRLQGIQFRAYSAAQLLLPSGEFANPSRQADASRRRIEIRFSPLGQAETVR; from the coding sequence ATGAGTAAACGCTACAGAGAGCAAGAAGCAGAAAACCTCAATATTTGGCCCTCTTTTACGGACTTAATGTCTAATGCTTTTATGATTATTAGTCTGTTTTTGCTGTTAGCCTTATTTAAATCTCTTTTTCTTAAATCTACAGCAGAAGAAACCGAAATAAGTCTGACTCAAACAGAAGAACAAGTCTTAGACTTACAAAGAGAATTAAGAGCAAAAAATCGAGAATTACAAAACGCCGCAAGACGCACTAGTCAACTTGAAAGACAAACCGAGAGACTCAATACACAAATAGACACATTAAACACAGACATAGAAACCCTTAAATTAGCACCACCAGTAGTCGTCATTGAAAACTCCGGAGAATTCCAGTTCGACTCAGGAAGCGCCGAATTATCTAACGGTTTGCGCGAATATATACGTACGGATTTAGTCGAGCGTATCGAAGCAGTTACACAACAAAGAGATATTTATATTGTAGAAATTATTGGACACACCGACGGACAAGCAACAGTTGCAGGTAATAGTAACCTAGATACTAATCTAGAAGCAGTCGCACAAGGAGACAAACCCTCCAATCAATTAAACCCAGGATCTAACGCAGATTTAGGCTTAATGCGCGCTCTAGAAGTAGTCAAAGAATTACAAGCATTGCAACAACAAGGACGTCTGCAAGGGATACAATTCCGCGCTTATTCAGCAGCACAATTACTACTACCTTCGGGAGAATTTGCTAATCCTAGTCGCCAAGCAGACGCTTCTAGAAGGAGAATAGAGATACGCTTCTCTCCTTTAGGACAAGCAGAAACGGTAAGATAA